In the genome of Trypanosoma brucei gambiense DAL972 chromosome 4, complete sequence, the window TGAGGCGTTGTGTTAGAGCAGCCACCACGCCGCCGGCAGCCCCGTGGAGAGCCGGCTCTTCATTCATACCTATCTGGCGTTTCTCGGCCTTCTACTCATCGTCGAAGTTCATTGGGCGAAGATCAAGTGGCTCGAAGAAACTTGGTGCTTTTCCGCGCATGCCGCACGCCGTAAAGAAGTCGTCCACAGACGTCCCTAGGGCAGCGGAGTCGCCAGTGGACACCACTGCAGTGCAAACAAGCGTCATAGAAGAAGacaaggaagaggaacagcCACATATGTGTAATAACAAACGCACAAAGAGCAAGAGGTCAAGTCAGCCCTGCACtgaagcaaagcagtgtaGCAATAGCAGGGAAGGGAAGCAAGCATTAGCGGTGACGGGTACCAAGTCGTGTAACTCCAGTGAGGGCTCAACCGCCCAATGTCTCCCATGTGTTACCGACGACAAAAACACTCAAAAGAAGGAgcgggagggggaaaacgtTTGCCTCGTCGACCGAGCCGTCGTTTTGAAGCTCTTTGTGGTGTCAGATGCCTTGGCCTTCATGTTTGCCACATCTCCGAAGGACCAGCGTTGCGTCAACTGGCATTTGAAGAAAGTTGACCAGTCGGTCATTATGCAGCCGCCGACTCAGGCACCACGTTCGCAACACAAGGGTCAGGAAGGTATCACTGACAACGACTCAAATAGTAAGGACAAAAAGGACGCGAGAAGAGAGAGCCGGAGTCGACGGAGGGAGCAGCGGAATGCTGTAACGAGGGAGTATAATATCGCCCTTCGCGTCTTGTCCGAGGAAAGCGCGGACAACGTTCACTACATTCACGTACGGGAAATGGAGCGCCTCGTACCGCCGGCTGATGTGCTGCCTAGGAATGCAATGTCAACGGTATTGGCTTCAAAGAAAGGTAATGAAAACTCCAAACGTCGTCAGTCCAGTGAAAAGCGAAATAGCAAGGTTCAAAAAGGCAGAGGCACATCGCCTGCAGAACCTTCCGCGGCGGCGCTGGAGGCTCTCGGGCGCGTTATGGCGTTGAGACAGTGGCAGACTGCAGCTCTGCGAAAAGCACAGGAATCACAGAGGTTGCATGCATTACCACCGGCATGCCACGCTATCACGCACGTTTACATGAACGACCCATCGTTGCCGGACACAACGGTGGTGCAAGGATGCAATATTAAAAAGTCGGTCACGGATATTCTTGACTTGATGAAGCAGAGTACTGTCAGTGGCAACCTCCTTGGCTTTGTAAATCTCCACAAGGGCAGGAAATCGTCATCATCAGGAAACAAGGGAACCACGCCCTCGGCCACTCTCTCCATGCCCTTCGAACTGAAACCGTTGTTGAGCGTGGTAGCGAGTTGTATACCCCGTAGTGATGCCGCGCTAGGTGTCCGGTTCGACGAAGATGGCTTCCTTAGGTCCGTGCTCCAGCGGCATTCGCGCAAGTCAGGAAGCAATGAGCCCACTACAGCGGTGGCACAGGTAGTAAGTGAGGAAGAACGCCAGACAGCCACAGATCGGGAGTTATCGGCCCGCCGGGTTCCACCGGTCCCCCGTTACACCACTCGCGTGGTTCTTCTTATTGACTACGACAGTTCGGAGTCATGGGATTTACACTCAGATGGGGTGTCTAGTGAAAAAAAGGCGAAAAGCGCGGAGGGTGACAGTGGCGAGGAGGTCGTGAAtaggcggcggcggcgaaaGGAACCTCATATTTACTGTCTTATTGCAGATGGAGGAGAAGTGTGAGGCAGCCAATAAAGTCGGGTCGACCTGCGGGCTGAAGCAACGAGACGTAGACGAAAATAATGGAATAAATaagtatatttatttactttgtCAGGGTCGGGCATTAACCGCATAGCTAATGCAGTGCTATGTAACGCAACTAGATGGTATGGATGAGACAAAGGGATGGTAAAGGGTGTTTAACTCAGCGTGGATCTTTTCTGCGTGTTTGAAGTAGCGGTAACGGGAGCAGGAAAGTGTGGGATCAACAGGAGAGgaataatgaaaatgaagaggtCTACCACCCCAACGCGTTTGAGTGCTAATGTCTTCCCACTCCACGGCAGATGGAACGTGTTTCACAGGATGCTCGTTGTCATTCCGCAATAACGTTCGATTCAGCACATCCCTTGTCACACTTATCCGATACCCAAGGCATAGAAAAGTGTGCGGCTTCGAAATGTGGATGAAGATTGGATTGGGCAGTCTGCACTGCAGTTTGTATCGAAAGTAGGGAAAGTGCCACAATGTGCCAGAGGCAGCAGTACGACGGGGGAGGGAAGcagggaaaatgaagggacTCGTGTTTACTGGAGGAATGTTTCTTGTTACCACAAGCCGTACAAGCGGCTGAGAGGTGGGAACCAGCATCTTATTCGGCTCATTTTCAGCCGTATCGATATTTTTCCGCTGGTGATTGCTCCGTGTCGGTGTTTTACTTTCACGCATCGGAATCCCATACAAATTGCCGGGTTATGCTTCCCAATTCCcagcccccctccccccaaggACGTGCAACGTGGGCACCTCCGTGCCATGGGTCCCTTCTTTACATTTCatcacccccttttttgttcattttcacCGTGTATGTGATAACTAATATATAAATGGGAAGGCGTCACGCTGCTGGTGGCAACAGTGGCGTCCTTTATTCCAATTTTGCTGTGGGAATGTATAAGgggcgcaaaaaaaaaaaaaggttctgTGAGTGTGCGTAGATGTTCATATGtacatgtgtatatatgtatatgtgtataaacGTGCGAATCACAAGGCCTCACGCGGTGCACGGAGCGCGCAACCCAGCGCAGGGTGCTCACGGGAATGATAAGGGTTGAAATTTTTCGCACAGCTGATTACAGGATGCGTGTGTTGATTCCTTTATGTACTGTCATTTCCAGCATCGTCCCCGTCAAATTGCAAGTACTAACTTTCCTACAGCATTCCGTACTTGCAATGGCCggtgttttctttcaccATACCACTTCCCCCTATTTTCCTATTACCTTTCGCTAcgctttcttccccttttgcGTGGTACTGTGCGTAATTAAGGAAGGTCATTAGTTGGTCGAAGGTGTCCGCTGGCACTATTGCTGCTAAATCTGCTGGTGAATCTGCAATGACTTGTACGCCGCCCGCACAGGATGTTAATGACGGAAAGCTGTTTGCACATTCCCCATCGTTCCCCACTGTGTCGTTCGCGGCGGAAGATGCGAGCGAAGACCTTTCTGCCTCGTTACACCGCCGTCAGCCCCGTGTGAGCATTTTCCCTGCTGAAAGAAGTGGCTCAATCACGAGTGACAGCGAGCAAGGGGGCACTGGTGTACCGCTTCCAACGGATGGAAGGTCGCCTTTGTCTTCCGTTAGGCGCAGGCACGACACGGCGGGTTCCCCACAGAATTTCCAGGGCAACGAGGCGCAGCAACCGGGTCGAAACCCCGGACAGCAGCTGGCCTCGCGGCATAGGGAAGGCAGTGGCGGCAGTCATAAGGGCCAACAGTCGGCTGCAAATTCGTCGCCAAGCAGGCGCCAACACTCTTCACCAACAAACCGCGACGACTCAACGGCCCACCGTAAGCAGTCGATGGGGCAGGGTGGCGGGTCCCCTTCAGCTGCAAAGAAGGGAGGTGCGGAACGCCGGCGGTCAACAGAGCTGCAGCCCAGGGGTGCAAACTCGGCATTATCCCCCACCAGGAGATCCAGCGCCAGCAAAGGCGGATCGCAGTCGAAAGGGAGCGCCAAACAAGATGCTGCACATGGAAAACAGACGAAACCGAAGACAAAGTCATCCTCACGTGACTCGTCACGAAGCAAACAGCGACAGTCGCTGGCAATGAAGGCGCCGTCTGCTAAAGACCTGTCAAGAACCGACTCCGAAGCACAACCCGCTTCAGGTCGACGCCTCAGCACCGTCAGCTTGGCGAGCAGGGGTTCACCACGTGGTAAACGTGGAAAGAAGGCAGCCGCGGTGTTGGTGAAGAATGAGGAGACGGCACGCAAAGAGATCGAAGTGGCACAAGAAGAAGCCTTTGACGAAATTATGATGAGCATATTTATTCACTCTTTCCAACCTCAGAGAAACCTTATCAAGAAACTTGAGTACGAGATGCAGAAACAGAAGCAAGAGCTTACCGGTAAGTTGGCGCAAGCAAAGAATTCAGCGATGCAGATGCTTGAACAAGTAGCTCTTCTAGTTGATACCGTGCAGAAGAACGGTGTCGAGGCCATGAAAGAGAGCCAAATACTCGAAGCAGAGGTTCCATTCATTCATCAAGAGTTAGCACCCAAGGGAAGGAGGCTGTCGTGCGTAAATGCTGTACCGACAgcggaaaatgaagatgaGAGACGAATAAGGCGCAAAGATCaggaagagggaagtgaaagCGAACGGATAAAGGCCTTTTTCTCTGCGGATCTCTATTCTTCGTGTAGTATTGGCACGTTTAAAGACATGCGAACAGATGATATTGTAAGTTCAGTTGACAAAATGTGTGGTGAGGCGGCGTCTCTTTCGAATGTCTTTAGCGATTTGCTCAACCGCACGCAGCGCATGATCAACCAATCTAGGCAAATAATCAAGGCACAGCAGGCCGCCCTCGACGAGTGTGTGACACATGTAGAACTTGCAGACGAGACATTGCGTGATGCAACAGAGCGGGAAAAGGAGAACATTGACTACGCGTTTCAGATTGGTCGCCAGTTCAGTATGGAGTTGCGGCATAGGATCGACAGGATCGAATATGAGATGTTCGAGGGCTTGGATGAAGTCATTAGGCGTAGCACAGAGGTGTGTTGCGATGCAATCGCCTCCACCGACCAGATGCAACGTCAAGTAGATAAAGACATCGTAGCTGAACAATTCATGACCCGTATGGAATTAGCTGCTGCGGAGAAGGCCAAGTTGCTTCGTGATGTGCGCTCAAAACTTGCGTACCTGTGGAGAAGGCGGCTGAATGTGGGAAGTGAGGAACGGGCGACGTTAACGTACACAGGACTACCGCAAGAGTACCAGAAATCGCTTGAATTGTGTGATTATGATATGCTGTGTCGCCTTATTCACTTTGTATCGCTAAACAATGACGAGGCGCGTGAGCTGTTTATGGGCGCATTTGATGAACATGAGAGTTTCCTTAAGGGTAATTCCGTGGAGGCCGAAATCGCCTCGCAGAGGGTAACGTTGGAGACGGCGGTGAGGTCACTGCTCAGGAAACTGGAGGACGAGGGCAATATAAAGGTAAATCCCACTCGGGTGCCACAAACATACGAGGAGAAGGTTAAGGACTTGGTGGACCACTACAACATTTACATGTCaaaggtggaaaaacagAGGCGCCGAATACTGCGCAGGATGGCGGCGGAGGATGCCCTCTCATGTCTTCCTTACTTCGATAGGAGGAGACCTGTCCCCGAGGAGTACGCGGCTGACCTTGACAGCCGTCCCGGCTTTGTGAAGCCACCCGCCATATGCAACAGCTTGTCAATcccaaaagaggaagaggcagCGCAAAAGGTGAATGTGTCAGAGATTTCCAGACCACCGTCCTTCAGGATTAAGAGAACCGACGTCGGCTCCTTTCGTGGGCCAACAGGTCCTCCTCTCTGTGCACGACCCCCACACGATGTCGAAGTAGCGGAGATCAAAGAGTATTTGCGCCGCAGCCACCCCTCGGCCGATAAGCTGCCGGGCCCCGCAACTGTGGTTGGGTACGGCCGATGGGGAGGACAAGTGGCACAGAGGCCGCAATCCGGCCTACCGAGAAACAGCGTGACTTTCTCCGACGCTACGGAAACACGAGGGCCAATAGGACCACTGAAAGATGTGCAGCAGCCACACCGCAAGCCGCCGCCGTCTATGGTTCCGCCACGGAGGGCACTGCTCACTCATGTGCTGGAGCATCACACTCACAACCCAAAGGCTCCATTGCGCGCACCCAATGAGTACTGCACTGGTGTGTGGGGTGAAGACAAACCATTCGTCGCAAAGCAAGTCGAGCTCCTCCAAAAGGACATTCGATTGTAGGCTTGGCGGCACCTAcacttatttttctctcctaTTTACGTTATTCAACGATGGTGAGAAATTGGGCCGTGGCGGTCGGGTAGTGGGCTTTCCTGTGGAGAGTGTTGTTTTGAAtgtaatatatgtttataaaCCCCGGAAGCCTTTCCGAGGGGGGAGAAAGTAtgggaaaaagggggaggaagagggagatgATGGGAACCTATATTCTGGATCCTTGTTCCTGCGTCGGTTAATCTGTACGGTTATCTCTGCAGcgtgtatttcttttttatttttcttagcTCGCCATCCCCTCCATTCTCTCCGAGAGCAACATAAGGAAGCCGAGGAAGACAacaaagggagggggggaggtGTGGTGCTTAGGACGGTTATGTCGGGtattacaaaaaaataattgtcTGTACTTGTATAATTGCGTCTCTACAAAGTCGTAGTATGGGTGCATGGAGGGAAgaacagaaacaaacacTCACCTTCTTGGGGTCAACGTTCCTGGAAAAGCGTTATTTGCACCCCTTTTGCATATGGTGAGAACTTGTACATCCATATTTATGTGTTAGCATGTGTATATCTtacgtgtatgtgtgtttgtgtgtgtggcacTTCAACTGTACCAAGTGTTTCTTGTGAAGCTTAATAACTGGCTCGGAGTAAGAAGTACGGCATCGCCAACTTATGTCGCTCCGATTCCTATCATAGCGCCATGCTTCTTTTGTGGTGAATAGTTTCAACAGTGTCAgttctctcctctttcttcgcAATGTTTGGTacactcttcttttctccctccctcttctttgcCGCAGACGGCCGCAACTGGGTGGCAATCACGGGGTGTTAAGCCCAAAAGCCGCTCTGAAGTGGCTTTTGTGTGGTATACTGCGCGCATTAGTGCAAGTTTGTTCGGGCCTCTTTTCTGCAGATACAATGCGCCGCTCTTCGATGAAGTTTGGATTGCGGCAAATACTTTCCGAGGAACTGGGGAAGGCAGCAATATTCTTGCGCTTTAAAGCGAACGAATATATTGCCTCCACCGCAAGGGCCTGTCAAACGTTGACTGGAGCCGAAACTAACCcggaacaagcaaacaaacgccGTAAGCACCGCCAAGTTTATGAAGAGATCCTTCGACAAAGGCAGCAAGTAGCTCAGGAAGCGGCACGGCGGGCGATGGAGGGAAAGAGCCTCAGGGAGCGTCTCATGGCCAGCGCTTCCGCCGCTTTTAAGGGACTGAAGGAGGCAACATCAACGAATGCTGGAGCCCTGGCGTTGCTGCAGCACTGTACCGCGGCGCACGCGGCAGAGGTGGCCGTTGAACAGGGTATTGATGTGAAGAGCGTAACAATGCAGGTTGAGGAACGGAAGACAGGCTCACAAGTGGGGTCTGAGACCGTTGTGGTGGGTTATATCGACGCTCCAAACACCTCCGAGGAGGAGATGATGGCGTTCGCGGAACAACTCAGCAAAAAGTGCCCGATGGCCAACGCTATGCGGGGGAAGATTGAGTGGCGGCGAGCGAATGGGGAAGTGCAACATAACGACGAAAAAACTACAGGGAACGATAATAGCGTTGGCAGTACTAGCGATAAGGCTGGTGATGCGGGCTCCATACCACATGGCATGCCCGGCACTCGGCATTACTCCCATGAATCGATGCGTAGAGGTGCTGGTGGTGTTGGGGATGGCGATGAGCTTCATCTTCCTGGTGTAACAAAGGGCAGTGGAAAGGGACCCGACAAGTGATTGGGTAATTAAAGCGGAGGCACACGAAAGTAACAGAGAAGGAATGAGATGGTTTGGTAGTTCAAACCGTTGGACGCGTTAGCCCGAATGTCACCATCGTTTAAGGAATCCGGCAGCTATCTTCTGCAACACTTCTCCTTTGGAAATAGTTTTGGTGGAATGGGGTATCAATCTTGGTGAACAAAGtaacgaagaaaagaggcAGAAACTTCATGTACGTGTTGTCCATTCTTTGGTATCCTCATTCGTCAGATGCGTTTATCCGTATTTTGTTCCCttgttttatcttcttttcctgtcACTACAATGTCTTGATAATAGCGCCGCTTACTCAAGGGGAGAACCGCTGCGTTcagcgcaaaaaaaaaaaaagcgaacaAGGTTAAGAACCCAAAAATCTTGGCTGCTTTGGCTGAAGTCGATCAGCACAGGCGAATTCCACATGTGACTGTACTCTATTGTTTCGGGCACGTGTGTGTTACACGGCAAAGCGGCTCTTCTTGACTTGACACGCTCAGCCGCTACGGAGCCCGTTGCCGGGGTATTCTGAAGTCGTGCAAAGTGACAGAAAGTCACTGGTGCGAGCCCGCCGTTCAACACAGCACGGAAAGGGATCGGACGGACATTCGCCAAGCGcggagaggaagaaagagagagagagagagagagagagagagagagaaagcgGCAGTACACCGCAGGTGCCTGCTTGCAACGTGGGGAACAAGTATGTTTGGTATACTCAACGGTTGCAGTTCTGGATATGCTGCGCTTGCGCACCCACACTCCATAGTTTCCGGTGGAAGCGGTGGTGTGCATGTCCCGTAACAGTGTAGGAACGAAGCTGAGTTCCACTGCGTACGGCAACGCAGGCGATCTCAGCGTAGGCTCCTCCGATAAATTAACAATATTCTACCAGGGAGGTGCCCGGTTGCCCCGTTGCTTGTAGTGCGTCACATTCCTGCGCCCGTAGAATCTGCATAACTTTAGTCTTGGGAAACGTGCCGAAGAAGAAGCTGGACCATCGATGCTGTTGTGCTTCTGGGCCGACGGGAACGCTCGGCAGCCATCATCGCGTGGTAGTGGCGAACAATCCCCGATGATGTTGCGGTAACACATTACGTGGAGCCAATATGCGAGGGGAtctggggaggggggcggacgAGTTGGGAGGTGCCGGCGCTACGGACAAAATGTGGGTAATATTGTAGAAAAAGTCCAGTCACCCAGACAGTCAAATATCGGGTGTACAAATTCATACAAACgtatatatagatagatcAGCTGAAGGGGGTTCGGGCCATATGTAGCGTAGCTCAACTCCCTCCGTCTGGTTGCTGTGCTAATATTACTGGCACTACTTGACTATCATTATGTGATAATTACTTCGTGCATGTTAATCGTTGAATTGGGATGTTATTTCGTTGGGTTTTCAaccttccgctgcacgtcCTATTGACCCCGTCATTGTTGTCGGGGCTGTTTTGACGCTGCTGatactattgttgttgtcatttcATTTATGATTTTGTCAATTCTTGTTTGTCTGCATATTTTTGTACTCAATTGTGTTTCATTGCcccgcacgcacacacacgcttACCGTCCCAACAAAGGCGGCTGCATCACTACAGGGTGGTGTATGGAACAACGTTAGGTGCTTGCTGTTTTACATTCTCCTCTGCGCCCGCTATCTAGCACATACATATGCGTAGCTGTGAACTCCAGCGGAAGCAACAGAGCTGTGAAAACGATGAAAAAATGTTGGGTATTCGACTGCGCGGCGCCAGGCCTCTACTGTGAACCGAGGCGTCTTTTAAAACCCTTTTCTACCGATAACATTCTTGACGCCACCGGCCGTGCGTTCGAAACAGTGGAGGACGGGCTGAAGGCAACCACGTGGCGCACTCATCATGCCTTCAGTGCCCGATGTGGTCTCACTTCAGTGACGCGAAGTGACAGTACCACTTGCGGTAAAGGCGTCGAAGAGTCGTCTGTATCCCGCTCACCGGAGGACTACCGGGAGTGGCATGCGGATTTCCATCTCCGCTCCCCTAGTGCAGAGCCGCACGTGTTGTTATCAGTGGCTCCTCATTACCTCCCGTCACGTGGAAGTGGGAACGCTGACGACGGCCGAAAAATGGAAGTGGTGGGAAGCCGTGGTCGCTGGTTGAAGCCCTGGCGCCCACAGACTGCAGAAGAACAAGCGGCATATGATGCTGCGGTGCTCGGAACACCACTTATTTGGGAGGAGCCGTTGGTTCTCTCACTGGATTGCACCGCCGATGGGGTGTTTCTTTGGAGTGAAGACCATGGAATCTACGGAGAAAAGGTCGCAAACCGCTGTTTTGAGCGGCATAGCAGCGATGCCGGGGACGACTCTGCGGAGTTCAAACAGGAAGCCTTCCTAAGATTTAGGTGGAGTGAGCAGCCTCCAGCACAGACATCATCGGTAGGAAGTGGAAGACACgaaatgaaggaagaacATGTTGAATCCCCCAATGTCAGCAAGTGTGGTGAACTGCGCGTTTTCCGGGGACAGCGAACCAAAGTGGAAGCAGAAGAGCCACATGTGGAACGCATTTCCTATGAGGAAGCTGACGTGGATGCCGGAAGCGGTGGGTTTCTCTGGCAGAGCGTGCTGCACCGCATCATCTCGTGCGGGCCCGTACCGAAAGAGGTATATTTTGCGCCGTATGTGACGCTGATGGAAAGTGGCGATGAGGTTAGCCTTTTGTGACAATTATCGTCAGGAACGGGATTGAAGAAGGAGCCTAAAAGTTGAATAACTGGATGAGGTCTGCTGTGAAGGCGTGTGGTGGGTGTTTGGGTTAGGGTGACTTTCTGTTGATTTCCAAATCATGTCTTCTCGTTTGCTTGATGTACGTGTAGTTACAAACTGCGGGACCAAGCATATGGTCATAAGGCGCAGCCCATCATCCACATTTGCTTCAGGTATTTGCTTATTTGCCGTGAAAATCAAGCACAATCGTTCTCTCTTATTGTCCCTAACGCTCGTTGTTCATTTTTGTAGTGTCCTCTTATACACATAAAAAATGTCGTTACATGGTCATCCGTACCAACGCTACGTCTCCGTGAAGCTGACACATTTCCAACAGGGGGATGAAAATGACGGACCTACGAAGAGCGGTGGCGTGGAGTCGGGTAGCAATAGGGAGAAGTGGCGAGCGTTTGGTGTCGATATAGGAGTCAACCTGGCTTCAgccacgtctcagagctcaTGCACAAGCAGCTCCACGCAGTCGCAGATGGTAAACGATGCTTCAATCACCAAAACGGCGAGTGTCCAGGAGTCGCTTCGTCAGCAGTTGGCGGTGTTGACGTCGCGTGTCGGACAAACAAGAGAACAAATATTCAACGCAGTGCGTttaaaagagaagacaagcagcaaaagcacaagcaATACATGTACACCTAGCTCCGTAACAACGGACACAGAAATTATTGGTGGTGGTTCTGCTCCCCCCTCGCAAAAGCGGGTTCCCGGTAAGGACGGCTTATCCAAAGACAGCGCGAAGAACAAGCGATCAGCTACAAGTGACAACAATATTGTTTTGAACAAGGGGGCGGGAAGCACCGCAACCCATCAGCAGCAAGAAGCAGGGCAACAAATATCtgaaaagaagacaaaaacgAGGGCCCGTAAGTCCTCCACATTATCTGATGCTGAAGCAACGGTAACGTCGCGGCACTCAAGTAAATGTGCAACTCAGAGGACATTGTTCAAATTGCCTGTGGACCCTGCAACGTCTCCGCAGCGTGGGCTGCAGGTGGCATTCAAGGAAGAGTTGGATGGTAGCGCATTGTTCAATGATGCACGCGATACCCTCAACGACCCTAATCGTTTCCAGGTACCCACGATATTTGTTGGCTTTGCAACGCGCGAAGGGCAGACGAACTTcaccatttcctcctcttcgcgCGGAAAAGTGCACTTCATGCGCGGCGTTAACCCTGAGTTAAGCCATCTCGAGGTGAGTTTCCTCGTCGTACGGTGGAAAGACGATGTAATTGTCTACTCTGCGGCTGTTGGTTTGGAGTTACTTGTGCGAGTTGCTGAAGAACTTCCGGGTGTTGAAATTGTTACATTCAACGCCCCCTGCCTCTTGCTTCCACTGTTGTCCTACAAACAGGGTAAGTTCTTTACCTCGTGCGTGTCTGATGTCCGCCTCATGACGTGGATGCTTGAGCCATCAGCGGACACAGCCGAGTTTGCGGACTATGACAAGCTCCTTCAATCGTACCAGCAGCAAATAGGGCTCCCGGCAGGGCTCAACGCCGCGGAATGCAAAGGCAGTAAAGAGGCCGTTAGCCACCGCGTGTTTTACATGGAGCCGCTCTACCGAATGCTCTACGGTAGGCTGGGATCTCATGGATTGTTACCAGCCTTTCTCAAGCAGGAGAAGCGCATCTCCATCATGTGTGCGGCGATGAAACTGAACGGCTTTTACGTGAATTTGGTGGAGGTGGACGGTTTCAAGGCGCGCTGCGCagaaaaaatggagaagCTGCGAAGTGAGGCTCGCAGTATGATCCCCTCTATGACGAACTTTAACATACAGAGCGCAGACGACTGCAGGGTTGCGCTGTATGAGGTGCTGAAGCTCGGCCCAAACCTTGTGTCGAAGGGCACTGAAGGGTCCACAGAGAACAATTCCCTCATATTAACGAGAGGTGGTAAGTTGTCTACGTCAGAAGAAACCCTGAGGATTCTAGCACGGCACCACGAGTTCCCACGCATATTAATCGCGTATCGGAAGTTGGCGAAGCTTTTACAGACGTACGTCGTTG includes:
- a CDS encoding mitochondrial DNA polymerase I protein A,putative — encoded protein: MSLHGHPYQRYVSVKLTHFQQGDENDGPTKSGGVESGSNREKWRAFGVDIGVNLASATSQSSCTSSSTQSQMVNDASITKTASVQESLRQQLAVLTSRVGQTREQIFNAVRLKEKTSSKSTSNTCTPSSVTTDTEIIGGGSAPPSQKRVPGKDGLSKDSAKNKRSATSDNNIVLNKGAGSTATHQQQEAGQQISEKKTKTRARKSSTLSDAEATVTSRHSSKCATQRTLFKLPVDPATSPQRGLQVAFKEELDGSALFNDARDTLNDPNRFQVPTIFVGFATREGQTNFTISSSSRGKVHFMRGVNPELSHLEVSFLVVRWKDDVIVYSAAVGLELLVRVAEELPGVEIVTFNAPCLLLPLLSYKQGKFFTSCVSDVRLMTWMLEPSADTAEFADYDKLLQSYQQQIGLPAGLNAAECKGSKEAVSHRVFYMEPLYRMLYGRLGSHGLLPAFLKQEKRISIMCAAMKLNGFYVNLVEVDGFKARCAEKMEKLRSEARSMIPSMTNFNIQSADDCRVALYEVLKLGPNLVSKGTEGSTENNSLILTRGGKLSTSEETLRILARHHEFPRILIAYRKLAKLLQTYVVGFMEMAIPIEEGDGEFTDFSITEQGKEAIPNASDRHKAKWAKLHPNLVQEGTETGRLTSVEPNMQALPRSTQLVATHEKNNTNDADSENGNYENINGDVNAADAGGNESDGPVQEKEVSFIRRCLGAPDGYSLVSLDYEQVELRVLAHLSGDSALINVLTKSGDIHRSIAEIIFRKTSVTGEERSLAKKVVFGILYGAGPRGLAQQMGVSVEQALRVSSLFKSCFPTVDAYQRRIIDQCRSDGSVRTLSGRVRSIPDINDRVLTKRSHAERQAFNTVVQGSAADVMKLGMIAVEREVLQPHAPDVRLLLQVHDEIILSVPNHMLHSIVPAAMHAFAHPISLLVPLLVTTKVGRLLGDLEEWTVDHALGLRVPS